A region from the Ursus arctos isolate Adak ecotype North America unplaced genomic scaffold, UrsArc2.0 scaffold_6, whole genome shotgun sequence genome encodes:
- the POLR2K gene encoding DNA-directed RNA polymerases I, II, and III subunit RPABC4, whose product MDTQKDVQPPKQQPMIYICGECHTENEIKSRDPIRCRECGYRIMYKKRTKRLVVFDAR is encoded by the exons ATGGACACCCAGAAGGACGTTCAACCCCCAAAGCAACAGCCGATGATATATATCTGCGGAG aatgtcacacagaaaatgaaataaaatccagGGATCCAATCAGATGCAGAGAATGTGGATACAGAATAATGTACAAGAAAAGGACTAAAAGAT TGGTGGTTTTTGATGCTCGATGA